The Schizosaccharomyces pombe strain 972h- genome assembly, chromosome: I genome contains a region encoding:
- the mug177 gene encoding protein mug177 (Schizosaccharomyces pombe specific protein): MYPKIVARCMIVITKNRESERNVLICYRNVTNVYFSLRILLNRQNEGNNCKYKLVFSLYRVSFRRMRLNDRQLSCVESVTNGIGLLCLKQADQVCLFTPTVDSHL, encoded by the coding sequence ATGTACCCAAAGATAGTGGCGAGGTGCATGATAGTGATAACTAAAAATAGGGAATCAGAACGCAATGTGTTAATTTGTTATCGAAATGTAACgaatgtttatttttcgcTCCGAATTCTCCTAAATCGGCAAAATGAAGGGAATAATTGCAAGTATAAGCTTGTATTTTCTCTGTATCGAGTATCTTTCAGACGGATGAGGCTGAATGATCGGCAACTCTCTTGCGTAGAAAGCGTTACTAACGGGATCGGTTTACTGTGCCTTAAACAAGCCGACCAAGTTTGTCTATTTACTCCGACGGTTGATTCCCATCTGTGA
- a CDS encoding lipid phosphatase yields the protein MKVGRFLVIIAFCFYVLYLEKIIHTRPHKKCDWRSWEQWESTGNPVRIALVADPQLVDDLTYDYPRPLIGIVKWISDQFLRRHWRYLHKSLKPDITFIMGDLMDTGREFATEEFKKDYFRMMNVLDPKFTNKLEIYPGNHDIGFGNHAIVKDIQRFESLFGPTSRSIDVGNHTLVIVDGIRLSNNVNPQVYQPARDFLKSFETNKDNSRPRILLSHVPLFRPAINSCGELREKDDVIKYGLGYQYQNLLLPELSESILKAVEPIAAFAGDDHDYCEVVHNYQVDTREAATTEYNVKAFSMTSGILYPGYQLLSLNYPYDNPKADQKSSYQTKLCILPNQIQIYVWYGASISIFFALILLRTAIFFFGTDRYSLPLYKTHARRFSLSTTIHLFKKIVRITLSTFISYTWIPFLLFIFLNIFII from the coding sequence ATGAAAGTAGGTCGTTTTTTAGTCataattgctttttgtttttatgttCTTTATCTCGagaaaattattcataCAAGGCCACATAAAAAGTGCGATTGGCGGTCTTGGGAGCAATGGGAGAGTACTGGGAATCCAGTAAGGATTGCATTGGTTGCGGATCCTCAATTAGTTGACGATTTGACTTATGATTATCCTCGACCTTTAATTGGAATCGTTAAATGGATTTCCGACCAGTTTCTTCGTCGGCATTGGCGTTATCTTCATAAATCACTGAAGCCAGATATTACTTTCATAATGGGCGATTTGATGGACACAGGTAGAGAATTCGCAACtgaagaatttaaaaaagattatttCAGAATGATGAACGTCCTTGACCCAAAATTCACCAATAAATTGGAAATCTACCCTGGCAATCATGATATTGGATTTGGTAATCACGCTATTGTTAAGGATATTCAAAGATTTGAATCTCTTTTTGGTCCAACATCTCGATCAATAGACGTTGGCAATCATACACTGGTTATTGTAGATGGAATTCGTTTATCAAACAACGTCAATCCCCAAGTTTATCAACCGGCTAGAGACTTCttaaaaagctttgaaaCAAATAAGGACAACTCGAGACCTAGGATCCTTCTATCTCACGTTCCTTTGTTTCGCCCTGCCATCAATTCTTGCGGGGAGCTTCGTGAAAAAGATGATGTTATCAAATATGGTTTGGGATATCAGTATCAAAACTTGCTTTTGCCAGAACTTTCCGAGtctattttaaaagctGTTGAACCAATTGCCGCATTTGCTGGAGACGATCACGATTATTGCGAAGTTGTGCATAATTACCAGGTGGATACTCGAGAAGCAGCCACCACGGAATATAATGTGAAGGCATTTTCTATGACCAGCGGCATACTATATCCGGGATATCAACTTCTCTCATTGAACTATCCTTATGACAACCCTAAAGCCGATCAAAAAAGTTCTTATCAGACAAAGTTATGCATTCTTCCTAAccaaattcaaatttatgTTTGGTATGGTGCTTCTATATCCATCTTTTTTGCTCTTATATTATTGAGGACTgctatctttttttttggaactGACCGTTATAGCCTCCCACTTTACAAAACTCATGCACGCCGATTTTCATTGTCAACAACaattcatttgtttaaaaaaattgtgcGCATAACCCTTTCTACATTCATCTCATATACATGGATACCGTTTCTTTTATTCATCTTCCTTAACATCTTCATTATCTGA
- the tsc2 gene encoding Rheb GAP, tuberin Tsc2, with protein sequence MNNKSLLDLSSEPAIKDTDILSYFDANLPFKKRHQIVRSIYHGLKYYIYSSTSIIQVWQNIQDFISTKNDNAAFRELVYNLMMRYVSTQKHLSIIERHTFFQTIEKDPFQDIAELQLRLKSLSVLTDEGHKISGIENRVGPLLSAWFNQYLQWQSQATELQGKDADSKLVHLLFFKSLFKFSTNLVKFQWFLVPEPQMLQLVNSVVQICNHARLEDVVTEVLMFFDSMIRYSVIPKASLYDTVLILCSTYISTYSYSKLAQSVIFNLISSPVSNLAFENVFNILQYNRSNVNAVRGAVRLMRFLMLQEVKNDAIASITLSSSIEFTEFPLGFNENVDFEILGTVYLFLRTPSILNRLNFLDWHRILNILMYCSQYLPLKASTSKEAFSKTAAFANIYDRVLDFLDFEALIPLLQQFQVKLVFFLKDVLPVLKPKIRKKLLRLFETYNLIFPCNQYWVFNLEFLLGIYQCKTFDLEDRALLFKLVEDACSVADENSAPILCSKFLFPVIESFSKESDDCVVSPVYNMLFFLSVNFQNPGLKDCIDHIFQQLISDTSSVTVRRLATSTLIRLFYYYYDLRDAVPIQETLAKMLEILETPSFPFVSRMLCLQFFLRFRANGTSIYICENIDLNEPFKVLNVDSELIPAVYPISDSFVNSATVEKHIWERKENDLIKISNHSTEYGKDFVTFPTSSLLRFYRKSMATESNWTILMFMITHLADQISNRSMFIGALEEIYNLLDFMCDIVFERVSISAEIPSNIRKANIMIPILQNVQMLFVYHDQFSRAQEDELVSVFFAGLQKWNEACHVSIHSLMLCCYELPVSIRKQLPAILVTLSRLITKPDLSVHILEFLCSLARLPDLIANFTDADYRQIFAIALKYIQHRDFTKESKDSNDTESILKNSYSSYVLALAYSVLQIWFLSLRLTERKKFVPWILRGLKLASEGKPLEDLCLVQYDMMQQFCYSNSDINNQTSTFVDSDVESETWIRGNSLFTINVSVNSGFLEAVIRRPTGTTQYTFRNEASLQKFLWEENLTSSKALTRGLLCTPSSFVSHFLDPHGISLYNQPLLLPSNDDSVRRAISVFDRIPVIESLKAGLVYVGYQQRREADILANTNPSEDFLTFLNGLGTLFELKTDQKVFAGGLDRENDIDGAFAYCWKDKVTQMVFHCTTMMPTNIEHDPGCTLKKRHIGNDFVTIIFNESGLEYDFDTIPSQFNFVNIVITPESESIRRTGRQIKFYKVKALTKYDIDFSLFRRYKIVSSDALPAIVRDVTLNAAVFSHIYHRSAGDYVHIWAERLRQLKRLREKFQASVLPEDYNLDEQTKTKLQNGTNFSDFTSYL encoded by the coding sequence ATGAACAATAAATCACTTTTGGATCTTTCTAGTGAGCCTGCTATCAAAGATACAGACATTCTATCATATTTTGATGCTAACCttccttttaaaaaaaggcatCAGATTGTAAGGAGTATTTACCATGGCTTAAAATACTATATATATTCATCGACTTCTATCATTCAAGTATGGCAAAATATTCAGGATTTTATCTCCACCAAAAACGATAATGCTGCTTTTCGGGAGCTTGTATACAATCTTATGATGAGATATGTTTCTACACAAAAGCATCTCTCGATTATAGAGCGCCacactttttttcaaactaTTGAGAAAGATCCTTTTCAAGATATTGCTGAATTACAGCTTCGGCTTAAGAGTTTGAGTGTTTTAACGGATGAAGGGCACAAAATCTCCGGTATTGAGAATAGGGTTGGTCCTTTGTTGAGTGCATGGTTTAACCAGTATCTTCAATGGCAATCTCAAGCAACTGAATTGCAAGGCAAAGACGCAGATTCAAAGCTCGtacatttgcttttttttaaaagcctttttaagttttctACCAACTTAGTAAAATTTCAGTGGTTCCTAGTGCCTGAACCTCAAATGCTACAGCTTGTTAATTCCGTGGTACAAATATGTAATCACGCTCGCTTAGAAGATGTGGTTACTGAGGTTCTGATGTTTTTTGATTCCATGATTCGCTACTCGGTTATTCCAAAAGCTTCACTGTATGATACTGTTCTTATTTTGTGTAGCACATACATCAGCACCTACTCATATTCGAAACTTGCACAATCTGTTATATTTAATCTTATTAGTAGTCCCGTGTCAAATCTGGCTTTTGAAAACGTATTTAATATACTTCAATACAATCGCTCGAATGTTAATGCTGTACGGGGCGCTGTGCGTTTAATGCGTTTTCTCATGCTGCAAGAAGTGAAAAATGATGCAATAGCTTCTATAACTTTAAGTTCAAGTATTGAATTTACTGAGTTTCCATTAGGATTTAATGAGAATGTTGATTTTGAGATCCTTGGTACTGtgtatctttttttacgtACACCTTCTATATTAAATCgccttaattttttggattggCATCGGAttcttaatattttaatgtaTTGTTCACAATATCTACCTTTGAAAGCTAGTACATCGAAGGAAGCATTTTCGAAGACTGCAGCATTTGCTAATATATATGATCGtgttttggattttttggatttcgAAGCCTTGATTCCACTGCTGCAACAATTTCAGGTTAAGCTGGTATTCTTTTTGAAGGATGTTCTTCCAGTGTTAAAGCCGAAAATTcgaaaaaaacttttacgTCTTTTTGAGACTTACAATCTTATATTTCCTTGCAATCAATATTGGGTATTCAACCTTGAATTTTTACTTGGTATTTACCAATGCAAAACATTTGATCTTGAAGATCGAgctcttttatttaagcTTGTGGAAGATGCTTGCTCTGTTGCTGATGAAAATTCGGCCCCCATTTTGTGTTcgaaattcctttttccaGTAATTGAAAGCTTTTCTAAGGAATCTGATGATTGTGTTGTTTCTCCTGTATATAATATGTTGTTTTTCTTGTCTGtcaattttcaaaaccCGGGACTTAAGGATTGTATCgatcatatttttcaacAGCTAATTTCCGACACGAGCTCTGTTACTGTTCGCAGACTTGCCACGAGTACATTAATTcgtcttttttattattattatgacTTAAGGGATGCTGTGCCTATTCAAGAAACACTGGCTAAAATGTTAGAAATCTTGGAGACTCCATCTTTCCCTTTTGTTTCTCGAATGTTGTGTTTACAATTCTTTCTTCGATTTCGAGCAAATGGGACGTCTATTTATATATGTGAGAATATAGATTTGAATGAACCCTTCAAAGTCTTAAACGTTGATTCAGAACTGATTCCTGCAGTTTATCCCATTTCTGATTCTTTTGTTAACTCAGCAACAGTAGAAAAGCATATTTGGGaacgaaaagaaaacgatttgattaaaatttcaaatcatTCTACAGAATATGGCAAGGACTTTGTAACGTTCCCAACGTCTTCCTTGTTAAGGTTTTATCGAAAATCCATGGCTACAGAGTCTAACTGGACTATCCTTATGTTCATGATTACCCACCTTGCTGATCAAATAAGTAATAGGAGTATGTTTATCGGCGCATTAGAAGAAATCTATAATTTACTTGATTTTATGTGTGATATCGTTTTTGAAAGAGTTTCTATATCTGCTGAAATTCCTTCTAATATTCGTAAGGCCAACATCATGATACCAATCTTGCAAAACGTACAAatgctttttgtttatcatGATCAATTCAGCAGGGCTCAGGAAGATGAATTAGTCAGCGTTTTTTTTGCAGGGTTGCAAAAATGGAACGAAGCATGTCATGTTTCTATTCATTCACTTATGTTATGCTGTTATGAATTACCCGTTTCAATTCGAAAGCAGTTACCTGCAATTTTAGTCACTTTGTCAAGGTTAATCACCAAACCTGATTTGAGCGTTCACattttagaatttttatGCAGTTTAGCAAGATTACCTGATCTTATTGCAAACTTTACGGATGCTGACTATAGAcaaatttttgcaattgcTTTGAAATACATTCAGCACAGAGATTTCACTAAGGAGTCGAAAGATTCAAATGATACGGAGAgcatattaaaaaactcTTACTCATCATACGTTCTAGCTCTAGCCTATAGCGTGTTACAAATATGGTTTCTTTCGTTAAGATTAACTGAGCGTAAAAAATTCGTACCTTGGATATTGCGTGGACTGAAGCTTGCTTCTGAAGGTAAACCATTGGAAGATTTATGTCTTGTTCAATATGACATGATGCAACAATTTTGCTATTCTAATTCCGACATCAATAACCAAACATCTACTTTTGTTGACTCAGACGTGGAAAGTGAAACTTGGATTCGTGGTAATTCACTCTTTACGATAAACGTGTCGGTAAACTCTGGATTCTTAGAAGCTGTCATTCGTCGCCCGACAGGTACTACGCAGTATACTTTTCGAAATGAAGCAAGTCtgcaaaagtttttatGGGAGGAAAATCTCACAAGTTCAAAGGCTCTTACGAGGGGGCTTTTGTGTACTCCTAGCAGCTTTGTCTCTCATTTCTTGGATCCACATGGTATTTCTTTATACAATCAGCCTCTTCTGCTTCCCTCTAATGATGATTCTGTGCGTAGGGCTATAAGTGTTTTTGACCGTATTCCTGTAATTGAATCACTGAAGGCTGGTCTTGTGTACGTTGGGTACCAACAGCGTCGAGAAGCAGACATATTGGCAAATACAAATCCTTCTGAAGATTTCCTTACTTTTCTTAACGGTCTGGGCACATTATTCGAATTAAAAACAGATCAAAAAGTTTTCGCTGGTGGTTTAGATAGGGAAAATGATATAGACGGTGCGTTTGCGTATTGTTGGAAAGATAAAGTTACCCAAATGGTGTTCCATTGCACTACAATGATGCCAACTAATATAGAACATGACCCTGGGTGCACATTAAAGAAGCGTCATATTGGAAATGACTTTGTTACTATTATATTCAACGAATCTGGTTTAGAGTACGACTTTGATACAATTCCTAGTCAGTTCAACTTTGTGAACATTGTTATTACCCCTGAATCCGAATCTATCAGAAGAACAGGGCGtcaaattaaattttataaagttAAAGCGTTGACCAAATATGATATTGACTTTAGCTTATTCCGTCGttacaaaattgtttcaaGCGATGCATTACCGGCAATTGTTCGTGATGTAACTCTGAACGCTGCCGTTTTTTCACATATATATCATCGCAGTGCTGGTGATTATGTTCATATATGGGCTGAAAGATTACGACAGTTAAAAAGATTACGCGAAAAATTTCAAGCTTCAGTTTTACCAGAAGACTACAATCTCGACGAGCAAACAAAGACCAAGCTTCAAAATGGCACGAATTTTTCGGACTTTACTAGTTATTTATGA
- the mug58 gene encoding glycerate kinase, translating to MSSLEIIVDKILKFLEKQPKPEGRPFILGISGPQGSGKSTLASALDTELTRKNESVVKFSLDDFYLTHAEQVELAKNNPNNPLVQHRGLAGTHDVTFLNNVLNAFVKGSDEEVSIPFYDKSKFGGYGDRGDESQWKKANPKTTTYVIFEGWMVGFEPLDSCMLSVRARSTRWQNIEGSLLWVNRKLADYQPIFQKIDSLVELEAQEINYVYRWRLQQEHALKARIHKGMSDEEVIEFVNHYMPQYVFYLGTLSNKVHLNPHCLEIILDENRYPVVMH from the coding sequence ATGAGTTCGTTGGAAATCATTGTcgacaaaattttaaaattcctGGAAAAGCAGCCAAAACCTGAAGGTCGTCCTTTTATTCTTGGAATTTCCGGCCCTCAAGGATCTGGTAAAAGCACACTGGCAAGTGCTTTAGATACCGAATTAACAAGGAAGAACGAATCAGTTGTGAAGTTCTCACTTGACGACTTTTACCTCACGCACGCAGAACAAGTTGAATTGGCCAAAAATAATCCCAATAATCCTCTTGTTCAACATCGTGGTTTAGCTGGAACCCATGATGtcacatttttaaataatgttttaaatGCATTTGTTAAGGGAAGCGATGAGGAGGTATCTATCCCTTTTTACGATAAATCCAAGTTTGGTGGCTACGGAGATAGGGGAGATGAATCCCAATGGAAAAAGGCAAATCCTAAAACAACTACCTatgtaatttttgaaggatgGATGGTTGGGTTTGAGCCGCTCGATTCTTGCATGCTGTCTGTCCGAGCACGATCAACACGTTGGCAAAATATTGAAGGAAGTTTACTGTGGGTAAACAGAAAGCTTGCAGATTATCAGCctatctttcaaaaaattgactCTTTGGTGGAACTAGAGGCACAAGAGATAAACTATGTTTACAGATGGAGACTGCAGCAAGAGCATGCTTTGAAAGCTCGGATCCACAAGGGTATGAGTGATGAAGAAGTCATTGAATTTGTTAATCATTATATGCCCCAATATGTCTTTTATCTTGGTACCTTATCTAATAAAGTACATCTGAATCCACACTGTTTGGAAATCATACTTGATGAGAACCGATATCCTGTTGTTATGCATTGA
- the bmt2 gene encoding rRNA (adenine) methyltransferase Bmt2, with protein sequence MRPIPVKNRIGKNNIDNAKGLKGNKLIRHYHNLLKEKSRLIASSAPIEKIKNVESELENIGIDAYQRASRSGQAEGKGGDSSKILIKWIRTTPCFSYCARLKEPKDLLEIGSVSVDNKCSTCGLFRVSRIDLHSVHPLIKQQDFLERTPEEGLFTGISCSLVLNFAPPELRAKMLLHCTGLLMPPNKEQPPWLFLVLPSPCITNSRYMDEKTLHSIMIQFGFICRQKSISKKIAYYLYSYECFPMKEIDWKKKIVNDGATRNNFFIPCIL encoded by the coding sequence ATGCGTCCCATTCCAGTGAAGAATCGCATTGGAAAAAACAACATTGATAATGCAAAGGGACTGAAGGGGAATAAGCTTATTCGTCATTATCATAACCTGTTAAAAGAGAAATCTCGACTTATTGCGTCAAGTGCTCcgattgaaaaaataaaaaatgtggAAAGTGAACTCGAAAATATAGGTATTGATGCTTACCAACGAGCTAGTCGATCCGGTCAAGCGGAAGGAAAAGGAGGGGATTCAAGTAAAATATTGATAAAATGGATTCGGACAACTCCCTGTTTTTCGTATTGCGCACGTCTTAAGGAGCCGAAAGATTTGTTGGAAATTGGCAGTGTTTCTGTTGACAACAAATGTTCAACTTGTGGACTTTTCCGAGTTTCAAGGATTGATTTGCATTCTGTTCATCCCTTGATTAAACAACAGGACTTTCTTGAAAGAACTCCTGAAGAAGGACTTTTTACTGGGATAAGTTGTTCACTTGTGCTGAATTTTGCACCTCCAGAACTCCGAGCTAAAATGTTATTACATTGTACAGGATTGTTAATGCCTCCTAATAAAGAACAGCCTCCTTGgttatttttggttttgcCTTCGCCTTGCATAACAAATTCTCGGTACATGGATGAAAAAACATTACACTCAATTATGATACAGTTTGGATTTATCTGTCGTCAAAAGTCTATATCGAAAAAAATAGCCTACTATTTATATTCTTACGAGTGTTTTCCTATGAAAGAAATAGActggaaaaagaagatcGTTAATGATGGGGCAACTAGgaataatttcttcattccCTGTATACTCTAA
- the erg25 gene encoding C-4 methylsterol oxidase: MNTTSEVIVGTGFQAIRQQLAQMHPELNFVEQLWLAYYKWFDNDVVATGLMSFLLHELIYFGRCIPWMIIDAMPYFRRWKIQPKKVPTLAEQWECTRLVLLSHFTVELPQIWLFDPMCATFGLSTSVPFPPVTKMIWQITLFFFLEDTWHYWAHRLFHYGIFYRFIHKVHHRYSAPFGLSAEYAHPLEIILLGAGTVFVPLMWCYFTHDLHLVTMYIWITLRLFQAVDSHAGYDFPWSLNKFLPIWAGADHHDYHHMAFKDNFSSSFRWWDAVLKTDQNYHQFKARRLAAKYEAESKKAK; the protein is encoded by the coding sequence ATGAATACTACTTCTGAAGTTATTGTTGGCACAGGCTTTCAAGCCATCCGCCAACAACTTGCTCAAATGCATCCCGAACTAAATTTTGTCGAGCAATTATGGCTCGCTTACTATAAGTGGTTTGACAACGATGTTGTTGCTACTGGCCTTATGTCCTTCCTTCTTCACGAACTTATCTACTTCGGTCGTTGCATTCCTTGGATGATTATCGATGCCATGCCCTACTTCCGCCGCTGGAAAATCCAACCCAAGAAAGTTCCCACCCTTGCTGAACAATGGGAGTGCACACGCTTGGTTCTTCTTTCTCATTTTACCGTGGAGCTTCCTCAAATCTGGCTCTTTGACCCTATGTGCGCTACCTTTGGTCTTTCTACCTCTGTTCCCTTCCCTCCTGTCACTAAAATGATTTGGCAAATTACCCTGTTCTTCTTCCTCGAAGACACTTGGCATTACTGGGCTCATCGCCTTTTCCACTATGGTATTTTCTATCGTTTCATTCACAAAGTTCACCACCGCTACAGTGCACCTTTTGGTCTTTCTGCTGAATATGCTCATCCATTGGAGATCATCCTTTTGGGTGCCGGTACCGTCTTTGTTCCTTTGATGTGGTGTTACTTCACCCATGATTTGCACTTGGTCACCATGTATATTTGGATCACCCTTCGTCTATTCCAAGCAGTCGATTCTCATGCTGGCTACGACTTCCCTTGGTCTTTGAACAAATTCCTTCCCATTTGGGCAGGTGCTGATCACCACGATTATCACCATATGGCTTTCAAGGATAACTTCTCTAGCTCTTTCCGCTGGTGGGATGCTGTCCTTAAGACTGATCAGAACTACCATCAATTCAAAGCCCGTCGTCTTGCTGCCAAATATGAGGCTGAAAGCAAAAAGGCTAAATAA
- the vps55 gene encoding protein Vps55, with translation MSDLRKIIGLSSVLAVGFMLVILSCALFKNWYPLLIVIPFILAPLPNLLTKKYSTSHDFLQEEDRNLLDFGRFTFGATICTGFALPIVFVNVGLIGTAAATMSCVGGSIIFLVITLYSQAFVQHEEEF, from the exons ATGTCCGACCTCAGGAA AATTATCGGTCTTTCTTCG GTCCTGGCAGTAGGATTTATGCTGGTGATCCTGTCTTGTGCTTTATTCAAGAATTGGTATCCACTGCTAATTG TCATTCCATTCATTTTAGCTCCTCTTCCTAATCTCCTTACGAAAAAATACTCGACAAGCCATGACTTTTTACAAGAGGAAGACAG AAATCTTCTTGACTTTGGTCGATTTACATTCGGTGCAACCATCTGTACCGGGTTTG CTTTACCCATAGTATTTGTTAATGTCGGATTAATTGGTACTGCTGCTGCTACAATGAGTTGCGTTGGTggatctattatatttcTTGTTATTACTTTATATTCTCAAGCTTTTGTTCAACACGAAGaagaattttaa